CGAACCCGAGAAAGCGCCTGCCGAAATCGCGACCGCGGACGCTTGGCCGCAGGACTTCCTGGACCGGGTCGTGGGAGCATGGGAGGGCGACTTTGAGGCCGGCTACGAGGGCGACTTCGAAAAGCGCGAGGAACTTTGAGCGTCTATCTGCTTGACACGAACACCTGCGTCGAGGTGCTGCGGAACCGGAATCAGCATGTCGTCCGGCGCTTCACGGCTACGGCGCCCAACAACGTACGACTCTGTTCCGTGGTCAAGGGCGAACTGTTTTATGGTGCTCGCAAGGGATCGCGAGCAACAGCCAACCTGGCGACCCTGGCCGTTTTCTTTGCGTCTCTGGTCAGCCTGCCGTTCGACGATGCGGCGGCTGATATTTACGGAACGATCCGCGCGGACCTGGAAAAACGCGGCATGCCGATTGGTCCGAACGACACCATGATCGCAGCCATTGCGCTGCAGCATGGCCTGACTGTGGCGACCCACAACACGAACGAATTCTCCAGAGTGACCGGACTTCAGGTCGAGGACTGGACTTTGCCATGACTCACGGCGGGGCCGGAGCACGCCGCCAGAGCCGCCCCATTCCTGCGGCCCAAAGAGGAGCAACGCCGAGCGCTCGCAGCCACGCGCCAGGGACGTGCCCGCACCTTGCGCGAGGCCGCCGAACTGGAAGGCGGCGAAAACTCAGAGGCGGCGGAAGCGGGCGACAAGGACGGCGCATGGTCAGCGCGGCGACGAATTCGAAGTGAAGCCAAAGGCTTCGCGCGCGAGCTCGATAAGCTCCTGCTGCGCGTGGACGCCCTGACCGCCGCCTGCGGCGGCGGCAATCAGCATACCGACCACATGCGCGACTGCCTTCGGCGCCTGATCGACCACTTTCGCGACTTCGTCCGCCATTTTCTGCCAACGGAAAAATAGTGCGGCGCGAAAATGCCCCGCTTTGATCGGTCAGACTTTTCCAGCCTGACGGCCTGTCAGGCTGGAAAGGGCGGGGGCCGAAACGACACAACGTCTTTACGACTTCCGCCCCCTTTCGTGTCCCCGTCGAGCGGATATCACTTTGAAACCTGCACCACGCCTCGAACCCGACTGCGGGCTGCCTACAGCCTAGACGTTGACGCTACGATCCCGTAAATTGGCGTCGTCAGTCCACTCAGGTGTTTCGAGGGCCATTTCATGTTCAAGGGAGCAGTAAACTTTCGCGCCGCAATCGAGGGCAATGGCCTGACATTTCCGTCCTTTGAATTCAACCCAAACGAGGCGGCTGTCGAAAAGGTTGCGATCGAAGCACCCGCCTCTGGCGACACGATCGTCAGCACGGTCTATCTTGATGGCGTGGCCACCGAGGCTGACAGGATTGCGCTGGCAACGAAGGTCAATACCGCGGCCTTAAACAGAATCGCCTTTGCTCGCCAAGTGTCGATCGACCATGCGAGAGAGACCGGTCACGCACTCACGCCCGTTCAACAGCAGCCGGGTGTAGTGGTCGCCGCAGGCGTCGTAACTCTTTATCTGAGCGGCGAGGCCAAGGTGGTCCTCGGTATCGACCATAACCAACTACGGGCGCAACTCGAACAGGCGTCGCCGCCTGGCGAACGCAATTATGCCTTGTTTCGTTCTGCGCGCCTCTCTGTCGGCGCCGTCGAAGAGTTTATGCATCTCTACAATATCCTGATGATGCTCTATAACGACAAGCAAGCGCAGGTCGACGCCTTCATCATCCAGGAAGAACCCGCAGTCCAACAAACTCAGAGCGGCCGCCCCCGTGCGCAGCCAGGAGAAATGGAGACCGTTTATACCCGGCTCCGAAACGAACTGGCTCACAAGCGCCAGGGCGTCAATCTCGACCACACAAAAATGGAGATGGCACAGTTTGTAGGGAATCTTCGGGCACTTGCAAGGCGGGCGATTGAACTCCATCCCTAGCGTTCCGAGCGTCGGGGTGTCGGCCCGGTGCGCTCTGGGCATTGCTTGATTCGTCCGCCAGCTACTTGGTCACAGGGATGTCCGCGCGACGATGATCTTCACTCACGTATTGAACCGCGGCGGACGTTCCGTCCGCATTCCCGCAGATTTCCTGGCTCGCCCGTCCGATAAGCGCTATGCTAGGCAGAAACGGCACGCCGAACGAGGCGTGAACCGAGCGCCGACGGCTACAATTCCGGCGTCTGCTTCGAGTGTGATCATGACACATTTCAATCGCAACGGTTACTGGCGCACCAGCAAAAGCGGCATCCAACATTGGGTGTCGGAGACGACCGTGCATCGGGACGATTGGAGTCGGGCATCTTACAGCTACACACCACCTCCGGCGCAGTCCAAACATCCCGAATTCACCAAAACACGACGAGTTGCGGCATGCTTCGTCAATCCGGATGCAAGATGCCCCGTCTGTGGGGAGCGAGTCTTTTACTACCAGAACGAAAATGGCAGTCGCGTTTTCTTCGATGAACTTGGACCTCCCTGGCCAAAGCATCCATGCACGGACACGCGACTGATTTCGGCCCAACTTGCTGGGACGCGATTGGGACTGACTTTTGGCATCCGTAGCCAACCTGAGGTTGCGGAGATCATGACGTGGCAGAAGGACCACGGTGCCGATTTCAAAGCTGAGTTCACGACGAAGTATGGGACCAAGCCCTGGCCACTCGCCATCATCATGAAGCGGATGAAAGGCGAAAAGCTGGTCTTCGTCATTGCCAAGTTGCTGAAGCAGGGGCGTGCGACAAACGTCTACCTCTCATGTAAAACCCTGCCGAGTTACTGCAAGAAGGGGTTTCTCATCGCAATTGGCAGGCGGAAGGTCAGTTTCATCGATATAGTGACGCTAGCTCCCGTTGAGGTCACGATCAAACGTTATAGGGGGGCTGCGTCCTTTGTGCGTGCATGGACGTACACCGACGAAAGGTAGTTGCGGTGCTCCATGCACTTTCTCAGAGGCGAGGATTTAATAACCTTCCACGTTCCGTCACGAATTGTACCGCAAACCACTCGGGCGCAACGACTTACGCATACGTGGGACATCACAGGTGTCGATTCCGGATCGGTGAGCGGCTACGGGGCAGCCATCGTCAATTTCAGCAACGTCGGCACCCTCATCGGCGGCGATCAGAACGACACCTTTGTCTACGCCCAGGGGGCCAGCGAGAACGGCGTCGATGGCGGCGGCGGCAACACCACCCTGGATGCCACCACGACAGTTTACAACGCATCCGCCAGCACGCCCAGGTTTCAACACCTCGTCGCCAACGGCGGCAACGACCAATTCGTCTTGGACAACGGCATGGGCGTGGCCGGAACCATCGACGGCGGCATCGGCATCAGCAGCCTCAATTATTCGGCTTATACCACCGCCGTGACGGTGAACCTGGGCAGTACCGGAGCCGCGACCACCGGCATCGGAGGCGGCATTCTGAATATCCAGAACGTGATCGGCCCCACCAGCACAACGAACACCTTGCTCGGGCCGGATCAGGCCGCGGCGACCTGGGAAATCACTGGCCGTAACTTGGGCATGATCGATCAAGTCACGTACAACGCCACGCTCACGTTGTCCGTTCCCGTGACGGTGCCGGTGTCCTTCTCGGGATTTGCGAATCTGACCGGCGCGGCCGACACGAACGATGGTTTCATCGTGCGCGCCGGGGGCAGCATCAGCGGCACGATGAACGGCGGCGCCGGGGGTGACGACAACCTGGCCATCGAAAACCCCGCCAGCCCCGGCCAACTGGCCATCCTTGAACCGGATGCCACGGGCGGCGGCACCCTGCAAGCGAACCAGGTTTTTCCGAACGCCAGCCAAACGACTTTTGCAGGCCTCGAACAACCCCTCCAGGCGACTACCTCGGCTGCCGGTGTGACGTTGCAGGGGACTGATTTCAACGACCACTTGACGCTGAGCCAGAATGCCGGCACCCAGGAACTGACACTGGCCGACGCCAACTCCTTCTGGGATTACAGTGCGGCTGCATTGGCTGCCGGGATCCGCTGAATGTTTCCCTGCCCAGGGCAGGCCAAACCATCACGGTGCCTGGCGCCACCTTCTCCTTCATGAACACGATGGGGGCCAACCTGTTCGTGAACGGCGATTCCACGTTCACCGGCGATGTCTTCACGGAAGGCGGCAACATCACAGTCGGTCAGTCCGTCACCGTGGACGCCAATGTGATTCTCTCCACCCGCCAAACACAAAATGGCGGTCTTTCCGGGGCATCCACCGGCAAGTCCGGGAACATCACTTTCATTGGCGCCAACATCAACGTTGACACCGGTGCGCAGCTTTTGAGCTACGACGACAGGAATACAACGGATACTGCGGGCATTCCCCTGGGCATCGACAATCAGTCCGCACCGGCGGGCAACAACCTGTGGTTGCCTGGGATGGTTTACCGCAACGTTGCCACCACCACCGACGGCTTGGGGATGGGGCTCACGGTCGATGTGACCACCGATACCAGCGGCAACGCGACAATCACCATGAGCTCGCCAGGCGCCGGCTACAAGAATGGCGACCTGATTACAATCGCGGAACCGACCGCTTTCGTGACCGGAAGCAGTTCTCTCCATAATGGCGGCAATATCACCGTGCAGGTTGACGGCCTTCAAACTCTTGGCGGCGACATCACCTTGTCCGCCTACGATCACCTGCAAGCAATCGCCTGGTCTTACAACCCCGATGACGTTTCCATCACGGTCAGCCCTTCCGCGGTCATCAAGGGTCGAAATGTCAACATCCTTGCCAACGCCGACAACAATGACTCGTTCGGCCTTGGAACTCCCGTAAACAACAAAGGCGGGATCAATATTCCGGGCGAGTTTCTGCAGAAGGCCTCCGCGCCACTCGTCGACTTCCTCATTAATCTTCGGTTCCTCGTCGGCTACAGCCGTTCCGAGGCGAGCGCCACCATTACGTCGGCGGCCGGATCGTCGATTGAGGCGTCGGGCGGAGATGTGTTTGCGGAATCGTTCGCCAATTCCAAGGCGAGTGGCCTCACGATTGGGCCTGTGTTTGGCTTTGCCTATGCCCGGAGCGACGCCACCGCCATCCTCGATGTTGAAGGGAACGTCACCTCCGACATCGGCAGCGTCACCCTCAGCTCGACGACGGGCAACTCCATCAGCATCACCACCAAGACGATCAATGCCTCCAAGTTAGCGAAGGTTGGCCAATTTGCTTCGATCTCCGGCGCTGTGACCGATGCCACTTCCATCGCGACGACCACGATTGGAGCAGACGCTCAGATCACGGCGGCCCGTGACGTCAGTATTACTGCCGTGAACGTCAAGAACATGTCTACGTCGGCTTCAGATTCTGCCAAAACCACCTCTTTCGGCGTATCGTTTGTTTATGCCGACGACCAAGCGACGGCCACGGCCACGGTCGATGGCCAGGTTACGGCGACGAAAGGCGACGTCGCCATTCTGGCCGAGTCGCTCAGCGCAAAAGACAGCATGACGGCAATGTTTCAGGCCGGCCAACCGACGCGAAGCAACACCGTCAACAACATCACGACGTTCATACAAACCGTCAGAACGCTCAATGATGTGGCTTCCGATAATGGTGACGCGGCGGCTGGTGTGGCCGCGCTGATTGCCGCAGCCCTAAAAGCGAAAGGCGACAAGGACGCACCGGATCCGAACGCACCGACGGGAAAATTCGTTGGCGTGATGGCAGCCGCGATCGGAACCCATACCAATACGGCCACGGCAACGGTCGGCGACACCGCTGTGATCAAGGCCGGCGGGCAAGTCCTGGTCCACGCCAACGTAATCGATCTACCGGTCATGCAAGCCCAGGGGCTGGCGGCCAAGTTCAACGATCCGGCCAAACCGACAGCGACGGGCTCGCTGATTGTCGCGATCTCTGCATCGCTGGGCGAGTACACCAATCGTTCGACCGCCACCGTGGACAGTGGAGCGAAGATCAATGCCGGCGGCAACATCGACGTGGCTGCCCGCACGTCGATCCCTTACGACCTTCCCTGGAGCAAACTCGACACGACGAACGGCGCCTCCACCGAAGGCGACCAGATTGTTGGGCTGATCTTGCAGGCAATCGGCAATAACAACCTGGGGGCCAGCGAACTTTTCTCGACCTTCACCGAAAGCTCGGCCACGGGCAACAAAGCCGGTTTCGCACTTTCGGCAACGCTCATGAACCTGACCGATGACGCCGAAGCGAATATTGACTCCGGTGCGCTGATCAATCAAGCCACTCCAACCACTCCCATCACCAGCTCGCAAAATGTGAGCGTCACGGCGATCACCGATGTCGAGACGGCGAATCTGGTCGGCAATTTCCCGCAAATCCTCGATTCAGCTTTGGCAAAAACGGTGCAACAGCAAGGCGCCAATGCGACCGGGATTGGCGGGTCACTCTCGGGGGTGGAGTATGACAACACAGCCAGGGCGGTGATCGGGTCCGACGCACTGGTCTCTGCGTACGACCTTGTCGTTAACGCACAAACCTTGACCAACAATGTCTCCCTGGGGGTTGCCGGCGGCAAATCGAGTACGAGCTCCGTCAACGGCGCGGCGAATTACGTGTATGTCAACGATACGACCTTGGCGCAGATCGGCCAGGGGGCAACCATTTCGGCCGCAGGCACGGTGACGGTCACCGCGGATGATAAGCCCCTCATTGTGAACTTGGCCGGCGGGGTGAGCATCGGCACCAGCCTTGGTTTCGGCCTGACGGCCGGAATCAACGACATCACCCGTAACACTATGGCCCTCATCGGCAATCAGAACGTCACGCTCGGCGGCGGCACCTTCACGCCCGATACGGGGGTCAACGCGGCGCGGAATACCATCGATCTGGGCTACACCGACGGCTTTGCCAACGGCGACCAGGTGCTCTACAGCGACAACGGCGATGATGCGATCGATGGCCTGAGCGACGGGGGCGTCTACTATGTGTGGACCGTCAACCCTACCACGATCACGCTGGGACGCACGGCGGCGGAGGCCGAGGGGGCTTACGAGGCGGCCGAGGGGCTCACTTACACCGAGCCGACGTTTGATTCCCTGGCTCTCGCCAGCGATGCTGAGACCATCGATCTGGGCTACGACGATGGTTTCGTGACCGGCGATGCGGTGCAATACAACGCAGGCAGCGACGGCAGCCTCTTTGGTCTGACCAATGGTACGACCTATTATGTGATCAGC
This genomic stretch from Pirellulales bacterium harbors:
- a CDS encoding type II toxin-antitoxin system VapC family toxin, which produces MSVYLLDTNTCVEVLRNRNQHVVRRFTATAPNNVRLCSVVKGELFYGARKGSRATANLATLAVFFASLVSLPFDDAAADIYGTIRADLEKRGMPIGPNDTMIAAIALQHGLTVATHNTNEFSRVTGLQVEDWTLP